The genomic window CAGAAGCTGCTGGATACCATAAGCCGGTACCTGGGGGAACCACTTACTTGATATTCTTCGGGGGTAGACAGGATTAACATGATTTAACAGTGGTATTTATTAAGTACACTAACATATCTCGGCGGACAGGTACTTACAGGCCAAGCTACATGATCGACGCCAATAAATGCAATCAATCGATAGAAGGACTTGCCAGCGATGGAACCCACCGTAAACAATTCCGGCAGGATAGTGGTAAAGGCCGACCCCGACCTGCGGGACCTGATGCCGGGATACCTGGAAAACCGGCGCCAGGACATGGCAACCATAAACCACGCCCTGCTCTGCGCCGACTTTGAGCTGATCCAGCGGCTGGCCCACAGCATGAAGGGCTCGGGCGGCGGCTACGGCTTTGACGGCATCACCGCCATCGGGGCGGCCATGGAGCTTTGCGCCAAGGGACAGCAATCTGAAGGGATTAAAGAGCAATTGCAGAACCTGAAACAATATCTGGAAAAAGTGGAGGTCGTATATGACTGACAAAGAACTTCCCCTGATCCTTTGCGTGGACGACGATCCAAACATCCTAAAACTGCTGGAGCGCTATCTGATTCCGGCCGGATACCGGGTGTTACCGGAGTCCGATCCCCAAAAAGGACTGGCCTCAGCCCGCTCCAGAAAACCGGACCTGATCCTGCTGGACCTGATGATGCCGGTGGTATCCGGATACCAGTTCTGCGAGCGCCTGCAGGAAGACCAGAAGACGGCCTTGATCCCGGTGCTGGTGCTCACCGCCTCCGGCGGGCAGGAAGACCGTAAGAAGGCCATTTCCTGCGGGGCGGCCGACTTTCTGGAGAAGCCCATCAAAAGGGAGATACTGCTTGCCAAGATCGAGGTATGCTTAAAGGCCGGGAAACAATGGTATTCCCTGCCGCTGGAGGCTGTAGTATGGGATGCCGTCATATCGCCGGCCCAGTATCTGGCCTTTAAGGACTGGCTGGGGGAAAAATACAAAATATCCGGGGATAAACGGGAGCTTTTGTCAAGTTTG from bacterium includes these protein-coding regions:
- a CDS encoding Hpt domain-containing protein yields the protein MEPTVNNSGRIVVKADPDLRDLMPGYLENRRQDMATINHALLCADFELIQRLAHSMKGSGGGYGFDGITAIGAAMELCAKGQQSEGIKEQLQNLKQYLEKVEVVYD